The Candidatus Deferrimicrobiaceae bacterium genomic sequence TCATCTTCGGACCCTGGCTCGGCTTCCTCTACAACACCCTCGGCGCTTTGATCGCCGCCTCGGCCGCCTTCCTGATCGCGCGGCACCTGCTCCGGGAAGAAGCCGCCCGCTTCCTGAAGGGAAGGTTGAGGACGCTCGACGAGCAGTCGGAGCGGCACGGATTCTCGGCCGTCTTCTACATGAGGATCCTCTTCTTCCCGTTCCTCCCGCTCAACTACGCGGCAGGCGTAACCCGGATCCACTTCCGCGATTATTTTTTCGCCACTCTGCTCGGTCTGCCATTGGGCAGTTTCATCCTGTCGTATTTCTTCGGTAGCCTGAAAGGGATCGTCGCCGCTTACAGGACCCCGGCGGACCTGCTGAGGCTGGACGTGCTGCTGCCAGTCGGGCTCTTCGCCGCCTCGTTATTCATCCCGAAAATCGTGAGGAAATTTATTCCGGCCCCGCCCCGGGATTAGTTCTTCCGGCGTCTGCGATCCCGGAAGAACGCCTTGAGCATGGCGCCGCAATCGTCGGCGAGAACGCCGGGGACAAGGGCGCACCCGTGGTTCAGCCGCGGATCGGAGGCGATCTCGTAGAGGGACCGAACGGCGCCCGTCTTGGGATCGGCGGCGCCGTAGACGATCTCGGCGATGCGGGCGTGGACTGCGGCGCCCGCGCACATGGGGCACGGCTCGAGCGTGACGACGAGGCGGCAACCGGCAAGCCGGTAGTTGCCCAGCTTTTTGGCCGCCTTGCGCAACGCGAGGATCTCGGCGTGCGCGGTCGGGTCGACGGACGAAATCGGACGGTTGAATGCCCGGGACAGGATCGCGCCATCGGGCCCGACGACGACGGCGCCGACCGGCACCTCGCCCGCCGCAGCCCCGCGGGCGGCCAGCGCCAGTGCAACGCGCATCCACTTCTCGTAATCAGGCGGATTGTGGATCCGGGATTTCAGCGGCGGCCGCCAAACGACTCTTCGGCGGCGCCGCCCCGCGGCGAGGCGGCGCCCTGCCCGATCGGGGGCCGCTCGAACAGGAAGCGGCGGATCGCCTTCTGCTCGTTGGGCACCAACCCGCGATAGAACGGCCAGCCCTGCATCTGCGACTCGCGCTCGGCCGGCGGAAGCCCGCGCCACGCCCCGATGCTGTCCCGAAGCTGGTTGCGTCCTTCGGGCGGCAGCGCGTCCCAGCGGTTCAGCAGCTTGCGCAGCGTCTTGCGATCTTCCTGCGGGGCGCTGCGCCAGATCTCGCGGCGATCGCGGAGATATCGCCGGTCTTCCTCGGGAAGCGTCTTCCACTTGCGCCACCGCTCGACGGCACGGTCGCGCTGCTCGGGCGTCATGCTGCGCCACCGCTCGATCTTGTCGGGCGTTACTTGCCTTGGCTTGCTCTCCCACCGCGACGGCGACTCGGGCGCGGGCGATTTCCCGCGTCCGGGGCGCCACGTATCGCGGTCGCCCGACGGCGTCTCGGGGCGGGAATGCAAAGTGCGCCCGGGCGTCGTTTCGGAACGAGGAGACGCTTCGGGACGGACCGGCCGGTTCCAGCGGGGGGCCGCCCCGGACGAGGGCGGCGTCTGCCGTTCGGCGCGCCACCCCTCGCGGTCGCTCGACGGCCTCTCGGGACGGGGATACGTTTCGGGCCGGGTCGACCGCTCGGCCCGCCAACCATCGCCGGACCGGCCTGATGATTCGAAACGCTGCCCGGCATCGCCCATGTCGCCGCCATGCCCGCGCGCCTCGGCTGCCGCCGACGTCAGCAGCGCAACCACGGCCAGGAGGATCGCTGCGAGCGATCGCATGCGGAACACCGGGATCATCCCCTGCTCGTCGCCGGCGGGGTCAACATCTCGTCGAACCCTGCGGGGAGATCGTCGGGGGCGGACGGCGAATCGAGAAGGTCGAGGTTGGCAACGATATCGGCTTCCTCGGGAGAAAGCGCCGGGGGCGCGGCCGGCTTGGCCGGACGACCCGAAGCGGGCTTGGCCGACACGGTCGCCGGGGCGGATCCGGCGGGTGGCGCCGCGGAGCTGGAGGCGCCTGAGGCCGGGAGCGACACGGCCGGAGCCTCCTGCCGGGCCAGCTGGGGAACGGCGGTCTTGAGCTCGCCCGACTCGCGTCCGACGAGCAAAAACAGCGCCAGCCCCGCGGCGGCCGTCAACGGAACGGCGACCCAGCGCCAGGCCGGGAACGACAGGAGTCGCGCCCGACGGGCCGGCAACAGCGCTTCGTCTTCGAGCCGGGCGAACAACGTCGAGCGAAAATCGGGGGAGACGACCGGATCGACGGCCAGCCCCGCATGAATCGCGCGCATGGCCTGCTCGGCCCGGCGGCACGGCGCGCAGCCCGCCAAGTGGGCGTCGAGGGTGCGCACACCCTCGACCGTGATCCGGCCATCGAGGCGTTCACCGGCAAACCGCCTGTAATCGCTGCATTTCATGGTTCTGACCTCTCTTCCAGATAAACCCGGTTTGCCGGAAATGGTTTCATGGCCGCATCTCCGAGACCTTCGCGGCGAGCATCTCGCGCGCCCGGAAGACCCTGCTCTTGACCGCCTGCATCGTGATCCCCAGGATCTCGGCCACCTCCTGGTAGGCCAGCCCTTCGCCCGCGGCCAGCAGGAAGGCCGAACGGTACCCCTCCGGCAGCTCGGCCAGCGCTTGTTCGAGCCGTTCGCGCAGTTGGAGGTTCGAGACGATCCGCTCGGGTTCGAAGCCGGCTGGTCCCGCCAGCTGGAGCGGCGGGCCGTCGTCGTCTTCTTCCCCCAGCGGGAGCGACAGCGCGGTGCCGTCGTCCTTCGCGTCGCGGATGAAATTGAGCGTGGTGCGGCGGGCAATCGTGTACATCCAGGTCGTGAAGCGGGCGGTCGGCTCCCAGGTGGAAGCCGCCCGGGCGATGCGCAGGAAGATCTCCTGTGCCGCCTCCTCGCCGCGGCCGGGATCTCCGGTCATCCGCGCGGCAAAACGGATCACCTTGACATGGTGGCGGTCGAACAGCGTCTCGAACGCCTCCCGGTCGCCGCCCCGGAAGGCGGCCATCAGCTCTTCGTCAGTCCGCATGCATCAGAACGGCCAGAAGCGCGCCTCTTCCCAGTAGGCTTCGCGGAGGGCGTTGTATCGGGATTCCAGCAGGTCGAGATGGTCCTTCTCCCAGGCGACCAGGCCGGAGAAGACCGAGACCGCCGCCTCGTCCCCCGCCGCTTCGGCTTTTTTCCGGAGCGCTGCGAACTGGCGCATCGCACGCTGCTCGAGCGTCATCCCGATCGAGAGCGCCGCGATCTCGCCCTCGGCCTTCCGGGAATCGGCGACCATCCCCGGAGAGACGAGACCGCCGCGGAACTCGCCCAGCTTTTTCCGGCCGCTCGCGCTCCGCTTGAAGCGCAACGGCTTCCCGTCGGCCAGTCGGCCCGCCTGCGCGACCAACGCTTGATAGTGTTGATCCTCTTCGGCCATGAGGAACTCGAACATTTCGCGCACGCCCGCGGACCCCGCGTTCTGCGCGGCCATCCGGTAGAATTCGCGGCCGTCGATCTCGTTCATCAGCGCGGTCCGGAGACCCGGCCCCACCGCTTTCACCAAAGGAGTCGGCTTCATTTCCCGCCCTCCTGGTCGGGCGACGCCCCCTTCAGCCCCTTCGCCTCGCTGATCCGCTGCTTGAGCTCCTGGACCCGGTTCTCGAATTCCCGGGTCATCCGCGTCCCGTCCTCGTTGCTGGCCACCACGCGGGGCGTGATGAAGATCATCAGCTCGGTCCGGCTCGTCGCGTCGGCACGGGCGCCGAACAGCCATCCGAGCCCGGGGATCTTGTAGAACCAGGGGATCCCGTCCCGGTCGAGCGATTTCTTCTCCTTGACCAGCCCCCCCAGGACGATGCTGCGGTCTTCGCTCGCGATGAGCGTCGTCTGGATGTTGCGCTTGAAGAAGACGGGGTTGTTCGTCGAGCTCTTGATGGTCGTCGAGATGTCGCTGACCTCCTGCTCGATCTCGAGCGTGACGGCCCCCTGGTCGTTGATGAAAGGGGTGAAGGAGAGGATCACGCCGACGTCCTTGTATTCGACCGTCGTCGTAGTCACCGGCGGATTGGAGTTGGCGATGATCGAGGCCGTCGTGATCGGCACCTGGTCGGCGACCATGATCTTCCCCTTCTTCCCGTTGGCGGTCAGGATGCTGGGGGAGGATAGGATCGAGACCTTCCCGTCGGTGGCCAGTGCGCGAAAAGCCCCCGTGAGCCGGTCAGCCTTGTCGTAGGTGTACTTGAGCCCCGAGAGGACGCCCCCGGTGGGATCCGCCGCGCTTGAAACGTTGGACAGCGTTTGGGCGCCGCCGTTTCCGTTCCACATGTAGTTCCAGTCGACGCCCAGCCGAAGCGAATCGTTGAGCTGGACCTCGCCGATCATCACCTCGAGCAGCAACTGCTTTGGGTAGATGTCGATCGTCCTGAGGACGTCGAGGATCGCCGCGTATTCGGAGGCGCTGCCCCGGATGATCAGCGCGTTGGCGGGCTCGTTGACGATGATGTCGAAGCGGTCCGCTTCCTTCTCCTGCCCCTTGCCCGTTGCCGCATGCGCGCCCTCGGACACCGGCGCCGCCTTCGTGAGGACCTGCACGCCGGGCGCGACCTGGCTTTTCGGGGACGGCTCGCCGACCTGCGCCTTGAACTCGGTGGGCTTCCCGGCCGACGGGCTCGCCTGCCCGGGGTACAGTTTCTCGAGGACCGCCATGATGTCGGCGACCTTGCCGTTGCGGACCCGGTAGACGTGGACGCCCCGCGACGTGCCGGTCGCCTCGCGGTCGAGCTCGGCGATCCAGCGGCCGACCTCGTCGAGCGTTTTCGGAGACGCGCTGACCACGAGCAGCGCCCCCATCCGGGGCAGCGGGACGAAGTTGATCCCGGCCGGGTGATTCGCCTTCGCAGAGAAATCGAGCGCCCCGAAGACGGCGTCGAGGTTCTTCGCCATCTCGTCGGGATCGAGGAATTTCAGCGGGAACAGCTTGACCCCGGCCGACCGGAACGCGTCGGCGTCGAACAGCTCGACCAGCCGCGCGTGCTTGTCCATGTTGCCGGAGGTGTCGATCACGAGCAGCATGTTGGCGCGCGTCACCTCGACCGCTTCGCCGCCCGTCGACAGGAACGGCTTGATCACCTTGGCCATCTCGGCAGCGGCGATGTACTGGAGCGGAAAGGCGCGCATCACCGGCCGGTTAGGAAGGCTGCTCCCATCCGCGGTGCCGGGCCCGGGAACGGGCATCGGCTCCATCTTCGCCTCGGCCATCGGGACGATGTGGTAGATTTCGCCTTCGAGGACGGCGGTCGCGCCGTTGATCCGGAGGATCGAGAAGAGCAGCTCGAGCGCGTCCTCCTTCCGCATGTTGCCTTGCGTATGAACGTTGACCACGCCGCGGACGCGCGGGTCGATCAGGTAGCTGATGCCGGCGATCCGGCCCAGCGTGTGGATCACCTCGTAGACGTCGGCATTGTTGAACTTGACCAGGAAACCGCTCGAGGCCGGAACGCGCGGGGCCGGCACGGGAGTCACCGCAGGAGGAGCGGGCGCGCCGGCCATTCCCGGGAATGTCACCGGATCTTCAACCACGATTCCGGAGGGGGGAACCGGCAGGGATGGCGCCGCTTCGGGCGAGGCAGCCACCCCTGGAAAGGGCGAAGGAGGCGGCACGGAAGCGGAAAGGGCGGTTCCGGCGACAAGGGCGTTCAAGCCCGCCGCCAGCGCCAAGCCGAGTGGAATCCTTGTTCTCATCGAATCCTCCAACGCATGATTCTACTGGACCGGTGCAACGAACTGGGGACGGCTGGGCATGACCGGAGGCCGCCGGGTCCGGACGTGGCCCGGTGCCGGCACCCCGTACTGTCCGAGCGGCGCTGCCGACGGGGGCGGAACATACCCCTGCGGGAAAGCCGGGTTGATCGGAACCGCCCCGGGCAGCACGCCCCGGGGAACGACTGTCGCGCCTGGGACGCCGTGAGCCGGCTGCGCAGGCGGGATCGCGGGCCCCGCGGACACCTCGGTGCGCATCGGGCCGCTCCCCCCCGGCTTCGGCCCCCCGCCGTAGAGCGGCAACAGGAATTCCTTTCCGTCGGCTTCCAGGAGCACGCCATCCTGGCGGACCGCCTTGGCGACGAATCCGGGAAGCGATTCCCCCGGCGCCAGCTCCCAGCGCTCGTCGCCGGCGCCCGGTCCCTTCCGGACGATCAGCGCCCGTTCCTTCCCGTCGATCGGCAGGACGCCGAGGATGCTGAAGCGGCTTAGCTCCCCTTCGTAATT encodes the following:
- the gspD gene encoding type II secretion system secretin GspD encodes the protein MRTRIPLGLALAAGLNALVAGTALSASVPPPSPFPGVAASPEAAPSLPVPPSGIVVEDPVTFPGMAGAPAPPAVTPVPAPRVPASSGFLVKFNNADVYEVIHTLGRIAGISYLIDPRVRGVVNVHTQGNMRKEDALELLFSILRINGATAVLEGEIYHIVPMAEAKMEPMPVPGPGTADGSSLPNRPVMRAFPLQYIAAAEMAKVIKPFLSTGGEAVEVTRANMLLVIDTSGNMDKHARLVELFDADAFRSAGVKLFPLKFLDPDEMAKNLDAVFGALDFSAKANHPAGINFVPLPRMGALLVVSASPKTLDEVGRWIAELDREATGTSRGVHVYRVRNGKVADIMAVLEKLYPGQASPSAGKPTEFKAQVGEPSPKSQVAPGVQVLTKAAPVSEGAHAATGKGQEKEADRFDIIVNEPANALIIRGSASEYAAILDVLRTIDIYPKQLLLEVMIGEVQLNDSLRLGVDWNYMWNGNGGAQTLSNVSSAADPTGGVLSGLKYTYDKADRLTGAFRALATDGKVSILSSPSILTANGKKGKIMVADQVPITTASIIANSNPPVTTTTVEYKDVGVILSFTPFINDQGAVTLEIEQEVSDISTTIKSSTNNPVFFKRNIQTTLIASEDRSIVLGGLVKEKKSLDRDGIPWFYKIPGLGWLFGARADATSRTELMIFITPRVVASNEDGTRMTREFENRVQELKQRISEAKGLKGASPDQEGGK
- a CDS encoding RNA polymerase sigma factor, encoding MRTDEELMAAFRGGDREAFETLFDRHHVKVIRFAARMTGDPGRGEEAAQEIFLRIARAASTWEPTARFTTWMYTIARRTTLNFIRDAKDDGTALSLPLGEEDDDGPPLQLAGPAGFEPERIVSNLQLRERLEQALAELPEGYRSAFLLAAGEGLAYQEVAEILGITMQAVKSRVFRAREMLAAKVSEMRP
- a CDS encoding ferritin family protein: MKPTPLVKAVGPGLRTALMNEIDGREFYRMAAQNAGSAGVREMFEFLMAEEDQHYQALVAQAGRLADGKPLRFKRSASGRKKLGEFRGGLVSPGMVADSRKAEGEIAALSIGMTLEQRAMRQFAALRKKAEAAGDEAAVSVFSGLVAWEKDHLDLLESRYNALREAYWEEARFWPF
- a CDS encoding TVP38/TMEM64 family protein, which gives rise to MKKEPIERPVRRKRILRGAALLLFLSAAAWVLLATPVGREAMSPEGRARIVASIDRWVRDAGPAGPLLFILIYAAGALVLPATVLTIAGAFIFGPWLGFLYNTLGALIAASAAFLIARHLLREEAARFLKGRLRTLDEQSERHGFSAVFYMRILFFPFLPLNYAAGVTRIHFRDYFFATLLGLPLGSFILSYFFGSLKGIVAAYRTPADLLRLDVLLPVGLFAASLFIPKIVRKFIPAPPRD
- a CDS encoding DUF3106 domain-containing protein produces the protein MRSLAAILLAVVALLTSAAAEARGHGGDMGDAGQRFESSGRSGDGWRAERSTRPETYPRPERPSSDREGWRAERQTPPSSGAAPRWNRPVRPEASPRSETTPGRTLHSRPETPSGDRDTWRPGRGKSPAPESPSRWESKPRQVTPDKIERWRSMTPEQRDRAVERWRKWKTLPEEDRRYLRDRREIWRSAPQEDRKTLRKLLNRWDALPPEGRNQLRDSIGAWRGLPPAERESQMQGWPFYRGLVPNEQKAIRRFLFERPPIGQGAASPRGGAAEESFGGRR
- the tadA gene encoding tRNA adenosine(34) deaminase TadA, with amino-acid sequence MRVALALAARGAAAGEVPVGAVVVGPDGAILSRAFNRPISSVDPTAHAEILALRKAAKKLGNYRLAGCRLVVTLEPCPMCAGAAVHARIAEIVYGAADPKTGAVRSLYEIASDPRLNHGCALVPGVLADDCGAMLKAFFRDRRRRKN
- a CDS encoding zf-HC2 domain-containing protein, with product MKCSDYRRFAGERLDGRITVEGVRTLDAHLAGCAPCRRAEQAMRAIHAGLAVDPVVSPDFRSTLFARLEDEALLPARRARLLSFPAWRWVAVPLTAAAGLALFLLVGRESGELKTAVPQLARQEAPAVSLPASGASSSAAPPAGSAPATVSAKPASGRPAKPAAPPALSPEEADIVANLDLLDSPSAPDDLPAGFDEMLTPPATSRG